The Apteryx mantelli isolate bAptMan1 chromosome Z, bAptMan1.hap1, whole genome shotgun sequence genome has a segment encoding these proteins:
- the LOC136995350 gene encoding fibrous sheath CABYR-binding protein-like codes for MFEQLSVKLEKLELRDGKAVRALCNTVLETLTAMSRSVREALQRARENSEGGASSAPSPAASQKAEVSPEPAGPSSEANAEVHPEEAQRGAVAAPLADLRDLGGKEGRPPPSAPPPPLPSNSPLHPPLPLPMPPQRPPLPSFNETTRSRQTPSEYPPLLSSSESSGDNTPGTRNKVPPSPEETVRVLQELSERLKKVELQAQEKEGGVPPCLMNPLARLPRESRWSGFIKDAIKEDRGPIGHMVVHCQGSANHFQDSELVPGIQELCLCSPSIRHS; via the exons atgtttgagcagctgtcagtaaaactggaaaagctggaactgagggacgggaaagctgttcgcgcactttgcaacaccgtactagagactttaacggcaatgagccggtctgtcagggaggcactgcaaagggcgcgggagaactccgaggggggggcatcgtcagcgccgtcacccgctgcgtcccagaaagcggaggtttccccagagccggctggtccgagctctgaggcaaacgcggaagtgcacccggaggaggctcaaagaggggcggtggccgcgcccctcgctgacctcagagacttgggcggaaaggagggccgaccccctcctagtgctccccccccgccgctgcctagcaacagtcccctgcatccaccgttgccgctgcctatgccacctcagcggccgcctctaccctccttcaacgagaccacccgctcacgccagactccatcagagtaccccccgctgctttcgtccagcgagtcttcgggggacaacacgcctggcaccagaaataaagtaccaccgtcaccagaagaaaccgtaagagtgctacaggagctatcggaacgcctgaaaaaagtggagctgcaggcgcaagagaaagagggaggagtacctccctgcttaatgaatcccctcgccagacttccaagggagtcccgctggagtggttttatcaaggacgctataaaagaag atcgtggtcca ATTGGCCATATGGTAGTTCATTGTCAAGGTTCGGCTAACCATTTTCAGGATTCTGAACTCGTTCCTGGCATTCAGGAGTTGTGCCTCTGTTCTCCCAGTATCCGGCACAGCTAG